GCCCCGCATTACTTCATTTTCCGACAAACCAATTGTAGCTGTTTTGCCCGGCAGTCGCAAACAAGAAATCAATGTTAAGCTGCCAGTGATGCTGGAGGTTTCGAAACGATTCCCGCAATATCAATTTATTGTGGCCATGGCTCCCGGCACAGATGAAAGTTTCTATCAGCAATTCGTTAGTCGTTATCCCAATGTAAGCTGTGTGGGAGGCCTTACTTATGAACTATTAAAAACAGCGACCGCAGCATTGGTAACCAGCGGTACAGCCACCTTGGAAACTGCTTTGTTTGGGGTACCGCAGGTGGTTTGTTACAAAGGCAATCCCATCAGCTATGCCATTGCCAAACGACTTATCACCATCAAATACATTTCGCTTGGTCAATTTGATAATGGATAAGCCCGTGGTGACGGAATTGATACAGCACGACATGAATGTAGAGGCCATTTCGAAAGAGCTGGATGCCATTCTGAACGACAAAGGCAATATTCAACGGATTAAAAAGGATTACGAAGATCTCTTTGCACTGCTGGCTGCAGGAGGCAATGCGTCGGCCACCGCCGCCACTCATATTTTACATTTACTGAAAGCCTAACCTTTTTTGACGATTAGCTTTACCACCAAAATAATCATGGCCAACAAAAAGAGCAGGATAGAAATTCTGTTGATGCCATGCATGTATTTGGTCCACTGAGTGGTAGGCCGGTTGGGATCCTTCTTCTTCAGGTACAGGTATTCTCCCATTTGTTTCAAAATACTCATCAGTCGTTCATTTAATTAATTGATGCTTTAACAACCATGTTGTGGAATAGTTCTAGCATACGCTCTTGCGGCAATGCTGTAAGAAAAACGGTTAGGCAAAGCATTGAATAAGCTTCTATTTCCAATGATTATCAGCTGGATGAAGCGGTTACCTGTATCGCATTTAAAATTCAACAACTAAACATCAATGTTAAAACATTAATAAAACGCAACCACGACTGTGGAAAACCAGTACGATTTGTTTAATGATATGCGCCGGTAATCTAAACATTCCCAACATGAAGTCTTATTTAATGTTTAAACATTTTTGATTGCTCATGAAAATGTGGAAATCTGTATACGGCTCGTAAGGACGCATTCAGGAGTAGTAATCCTATAGAATCCGAAAAAAAGTTCCAGTTTTGGCCTGCGTGATTACAATCACAATAGATTCATTGTCAGCCCTTCAATTTTGCCAGCAATTATCAATCCATGGAAATAGCAGGTTATTTAGCATCGTTGGTTATTGGCATTTCATTAGGCCTTATTGGAGGCGGTGGCTCTATTTTGACTGTCCCCGTACTTGTTTACCTGTTTGGTGTCAACCCTGTGGTGGCCACAGCGTATTCGCTTTTCATTGTAGGCGCTACAAGTTTGGTAGGTGCTTTTCCCAAGTACAAAGCAGGTGAAGTCAACCTGAAAACAGCGGTCATTTTCGGTATACCCTCCATTGCAGCAGTGTACGCCACCCGAGCATTTATCGTACCAGCTATTCCGCAACACATAATCTCCATCGGCAGTTTTGAACTCACCAAGCCGCTCATGATGATGATTTTATTTGCCATCCTCATGGTCTTTGCCTCAATTTCAATGATCCGGGAAAAGAAATGTGTTGATTGCCCGGAAGAACCACAAGTATTCAACTATCCGCTCATTTTGTTAGAAGGCGCAGTAGTTGGCGTTCTAACCGGATTGGTTGGTGCAGGCGGCGGCTTCCTTATCATACCTGCGTTGGTACTGCTAAGCAAGCTGCCCATGAAACAAGCCGTGGGTACATCCCTGCTCATTATAGCTGCCAAATCTTTGCTGGGCTTCACCGGCGATTTGGGCAAAACCAGCATGGACTGGACACTGCTCCTAAGCGTTTCGGGTTTGGCCATTGCAGGCATTTTTGTTGGCAATGTGCTCAGCAAGAAAGTTTCTGCCAGCAGCCTCAAAAAAGGCTTTGGCTGGTTTGTGCTGGTGATGGGCATTTACATCATCATTAAAGAACTTTTTTTAATGCTGGTGGACATTAAAGACCGCCTTTCATTTAACAGCTACTCTTAGTAGTCCCTCCTATTTTTGCCGGAGTCATTATGCGTATGAAATCGTTTCTGCCCCTCCTGCTGTTAGTAACAGTTACATTTTGTTGTACAAGCTGTGGTCCTAAAGCGGCCACCGAAAACAGTACCGCCAGTACAGCACCCACTGAAAAAATATTGCCTGCACTGGCATTGCAACATGCCGACGGCGGCGCTTTTG
The Phnomibacter ginsenosidimutans genome window above contains:
- a CDS encoding DUF6728 family protein — its product is MSILKQMGEYLYLKKKDPNRPTTQWTKYMHGINRISILLFLLAMIILVVKLIVKKG
- a CDS encoding sulfite exporter TauE/SafE family protein; the protein is MEIAGYLASLVIGISLGLIGGGGSILTVPVLVYLFGVNPVVATAYSLFIVGATSLVGAFPKYKAGEVNLKTAVIFGIPSIAAVYATRAFIVPAIPQHIISIGSFELTKPLMMMILFAILMVFASISMIREKKCVDCPEEPQVFNYPLILLEGAVVGVLTGLVGAGGGFLIIPALVLLSKLPMKQAVGTSLLIIAAKSLLGFTGDLGKTSMDWTLLLSVSGLAIAGIFVGNVLSKKVSASSLKKGFGWFVLVMGIYIIIKELFLMLVDIKDRLSFNSYS